The stretch of DNA TGACGAAAAAAGCATGCGGGAATCGATGAAGATGCTGCTCGAAAGCCGCTATGAACTGCACTTCGCCGCTTCCGGCCGGGAAGCGATCGACCTGGTCAAAAAACTCCCCTTCGACCTGGTCCTGCTTGACATCCACCTCCCAGAGATCGACGGGATCGAGGTCCTCAAGATCATCAAAGGACTGGACGATTCGATCGAGGTGATCATGATCACCGCTGTGGTCATGGTCGGCAAGGCGGTCGAAGCGATCCGGAGCGGCGCTTATGACTACATCACCAAACCTTTTGACATTGAAGCCCTGCAGGAACAGGTTGCCAAGGTCCTGGAAAAACGATCCTTGACCAGGGAAAACTTTTCGCTCCGGACCCTGATCGACCGGAATGAACAGTTTGAAAAGATCATCGGCGGCAGCGACAAGATCAAAGAGATATTCGGCATGATCGAAGATGTCGCCCAAAGCAATTCGACCGTCATTATCACCGGCGAATCAGGGACCGGTAAAGAGCTGGCCGCCCGGGCGATCCACAACCGGAGTACCCGCAAGGAGAGACTTTTTGTCGCGGTCAATTGCGCCGCGATCCCGGAGAACCTCCTCGAGTCTGAGCTTTTTGGCCACGAGGCCGGGTCATTCACCGGCGCGGCCGAAAGACAGCTTGGGAAATTTGAGATCGCCAGCGGCGGCACGATTCTTCTTGATGAGGTCGGCAGTCTCCCCCTGCCGATGCAGGCCAAGCTCCTGCGGGCGATCCAGGAAAAAGAGATCGAACGGGTTGGGGGCCAAAAACCGATCCCGGTCGACGTCAGGATCATTTCCGCCACTAATTCTGACCTGCAAGAAGAGATAAAAAACCGAAAATTCAGGGAAGACCTGTATTATCGCCTTAACGTCATTCCGATCAACCTGCCTCCGCTGCGCGACCGCAAAGAAGACATCCCGCTGCTAGCCAACCATTTCCTGGCCAAATACAACCGGGAGTTCGGTAAAAAGATCCGGGGGATAAAAAAAGAAGTCATCCCTCACCTTTTGGCCTACGATTGGCCGGGGAACGTCCGGGAACTGGAGAACCTTATCGAACGGCTGGTCGTCCTGACCAAAGAAGGCTACATTGAAACCAAACAGCTTCCTCAAGAGATCAAGGGAAAACCTGCTTGTGAAGCCGGCTACAATGAAAGTTCGCTTACCAAAGCGGTTAAAAAGTTTGAGATCGATTTTATCAAGCAAACCCTCGAAAAGACCGGCGGCAAAAAAGGGAAAGCGGCCAAGATCCTTGGTATCCACCGCAATACACTTCGCAACATCACGAAAAAATTAAAGATTTGAACCATCTTTGTGCAATTACCAGTTTGAATTGCCCACTCATCTGTGCTAAATCAATAGCCAAAAACTAAAACCCTAGTGGTAATATCATTGCTTGATACTTATTGTAAGTATCCTAATTGGAGGTGTTTATGATGAGTAACCTGGAAATGACCGCTGGATTGCCCGGAAAAAGACCACAGGAGTGGACGCCGGCCCGCGCTTTTCTTCCTCTTATCCTGGGAAAGGACAGCGAAAATCTTAACAAAAAAGAGACCAGGCAGATAGACCTCTTCGAAAAAGGACTTGAGCGGAATTTAAGCAAAGAAGATACCATTGAATCGGCTGTCGCCAAGATCGTCAAGGTCGCCCTGGCGGCTGAATATGGCCCTTCTCTGGTCTCGGACAGGAACGCCGACCCGATGATCAAAACTATCG from Candidatus Margulisiibacteriota bacterium encodes:
- a CDS encoding sigma-54 dependent transcriptional regulator, encoding MNPKILVVDDEKSMRESMKMLLESRYELHFAASGREAIDLVKKLPFDLVLLDIHLPEIDGIEVLKIIKGLDDSIEVIMITAVVMVGKAVEAIRSGAYDYITKPFDIEALQEQVAKVLEKRSLTRENFSLRTLIDRNEQFEKIIGGSDKIKEIFGMIEDVAQSNSTVIITGESGTGKELAARAIHNRSTRKERLFVAVNCAAIPENLLESELFGHEAGSFTGAAERQLGKFEIASGGTILLDEVGSLPLPMQAKLLRAIQEKEIERVGGQKPIPVDVRIISATNSDLQEEIKNRKFREDLYYRLNVIPINLPPLRDRKEDIPLLANHFLAKYNREFGKKIRGIKKEVIPHLLAYDWPGNVRELENLIERLVVLTKEGYIETKQLPQEIKGKPACEAGYNESSLTKAVKKFEIDFIKQTLEKTGGKKGKAAKILGIHRNTLRNITKKLKI